CTCTGGGCCCCGGCATCCCGGCTATGTCGAGAGCGCTGACACGTCTAATGCCAGCCTCATGGCCTCATCCCTCCTCGCGGCCGGCCCTTATGGCCTCGACTATCTCCTCTACGGGTATCCTGCCCAGGATACTCTGGACCCTCGCCCTGGCCTGGGCGTTGTCCTTGGCGCCCCTGGGGCCTGGGGGAGGGGCTATACGCGGCCCTCCCTCCCCCTACTGTAGGGGTGTAGATGAGTGTCTAGGGTTGTTGAGGCTGTGTACGAGAAGGATGTGCTGCGGCCTCTAGAGGACCCCGGCCTAGAGGAGGGTGAGAGGGTTAGGCTGGTTATTGTTAGACGTGACCTCTCCAGGTACCGGGGTGTTCTGGGTAGGGCTAGCTACAGGGAGCTGAAGAGGCTGGAGGATGAGGCGCAGCTACAGCCTTGACTGCTGGCCCGGTCTTTATCGATACTAACGTTTTCTACAATGTGCTGTTTGAGACGGAGTATGCCGAGGAGTCTCAGCGCCTCCTCGAGACTGTGCCGAGGCCCGTGACGTCCTACACTGTGGTGAACGAGCTCGTACTCGTCGTGGCCAGGAAGGCTGTTGAGAGGGAGCCCGGCGTTAGAAGCTACTACGGGTTTAGAGAGGTTATAGCGGAGAAGGGCTACGGGCCCGTATAGCGCTACATCGAGGAGGCGCTGGGCCTACTGAGGGACGCTGGCGTAGAGATAGTAGACGACCACCGCGATGTGAACGGGTGGCTAGAGATAATGAAGGCCTACGGCCTGCTGCCGAACGACGCGCAGATAGCCCTGACATGCAGACACTACGGGATAGAGACCATAGCTACCTTCGACGAGGACTTCAAGAGGGTC
The window above is part of the Pyrodictium abyssi genome. Proteins encoded here:
- a CDS encoding antitoxin family protein, with the protein product MSRVVEAVYEKDVLRPLEDPGLEEGERVRLVIVRRDLSRYRGVLGRASYRELKRLEDEAQLQP